A region of the Burkholderia pyrrocinia genome:
GGCGTACGACCGCACGCGCAGCATCGAGATCCAGGTCACGCACAGCATGCTGGCGCAGATGCTCGGCGTGCGGCGGGAAACGGTCACCGATGCCGCCGGCGAAATCCAGAAGCTCGGCCTGATCCGGCAATACCGGAGCTCGATCGAGCTCGCCGACCTCGACGGCCTCGAGAAGATGTCGTGCGGCTGCCGCGCGATCGTGCGCGACGAGATGAAGCGCATCCTGTCGGCCGACTCGGGCGTGCCGGCCGCATCGCGTGCGTGATTGCCGCACCGATTCGTGCGGCGCCTGCATGCGGAGTTAGCGGTTTGTAGGGTGGCGAACAGAACGCCGTGCGTGCGAATGGTCTACTGATGCAGGACTGCCGGGGGGATGTCAGCGCGATGCGCGCGTCTGCCCGAGCGGACGACACCACGCACGCCGGAGCCGCACGTGAAAAACGAAATCAGAACCATCCTCAAGCACGTCGCCCACCTCGAAGCCGCGATCGATTCGATCGGCGACCGGGACGACCTCTACGAAGCGGGCCTCTCCTCGCTCGACACGATCCAGTTGATGCTCGCGATCGAAAAGCAGTTCAACATCGAGATTCCCGACGAGATGCTGAACCGCAACCTGTTCCGCAGCATCGACGCACTCTCGAACACGATCGCCACGCTGCAGCGCACCGAGCATTCCGCATGAGCGCGCTGCTTCCCGAACTCGCGGCCGACAGCGAATCGCATCGGCTCGACGAGGCCGCGCACGCCGTCGCGCAGATCGCTGCGCAACACGCGGATGCGGTCGACCGCGACGCGCGCTGCCCCGTCGAGGCGATCGAAGCGATGCGCGCGCGCCGGTTGCTGGGCGCGATGGTGCCGACCCATCTCGGCGGCGCTGGCGCGTCGCTGGAAGACATCGCGTCGGCCTGCTCGATCCTCGGCCAGGCCTGCGCATCGTCGGCGATGGTGTTCGCGATGCACCAGATCCAGGTTGCCTGCATCGTCGACCACGCGGTCGACCAGGGCTGGCACAAGCTGTTCCTGCAGCAGCTCGTGCGTTACCAGTGGCTGCTCGCTTCGGCCACGTCGGAAGACGGCGTCGGCGGCAACCTGCGCGCGAGCCAGTGCGCACTCGAAACCAACGGCGGCGAGTTCCGGCTGCGCAAGTCCGCGCCGACGATCTCGTACGGCGACTACGCGGACGGCATCCTCGCGACCGCGCGACGCGACGCGGACGCGCCCGCTTCCGAACAGGTGCTCGTCATGCTGCTGCGCGACGGCTATACGCTCACGCGCCGCGGCGAATGGGACACGCTCGGGATGCGCGGCACCTGCAGCAACGGCTTCGTGCTCGACGCACAGGGGGCCGCCGTTCAGTGCCTGCCGGTGCCGTTCGCGAAGATCGCCGAAGAAACGATGGTGCCGGTCTCGCACATCCTGTGGGCCGCGGTCTGGATCGGCGTGGCCGGCGACGCATTCCATCGCGCACACCAGTTCTTCCGCGCGCAGGCACGCCAGACCGACGGCGCGCCGTCGCCCGCGTCGCGGCGCATCGCCGAATCGCTCGAGCTGATGCAGGCGATGCAGGCC
Encoded here:
- a CDS encoding acyl carrier protein → MKNEIRTILKHVAHLEAAIDSIGDRDDLYEAGLSSLDTIQLMLAIEKQFNIEIPDEMLNRNLFRSIDALSNTIATLQRTEHSA
- a CDS encoding acyl-CoA dehydrogenase family protein; the encoded protein is MSALLPELAADSESHRLDEAAHAVAQIAAQHADAVDRDARCPVEAIEAMRARRLLGAMVPTHLGGAGASLEDIASACSILGQACASSAMVFAMHQIQVACIVDHAVDQGWHKLFLQQLVRYQWLLASATSEDGVGGNLRASQCALETNGGEFRLRKSAPTISYGDYADGILATARRDADAPASEQVLVMLLRDGYTLTRRGEWDTLGMRGTCSNGFVLDAQGAAVQCLPVPFAKIAEETMVPVSHILWAAVWIGVAGDAFHRAHQFFRAQARQTDGAPSPASRRIAESLELMQAMQARVDNVLRLHANTSARSWSAAMAWAAEINTLKTYVSTTALEVAHQAMMICGMAGYKQGTPFSIGRHIRDLHAAPLMISNDRIAANTASLLLALRPATLEKHP